A region of Curvibacter sp. AEP1-3 DNA encodes the following proteins:
- a CDS encoding SDR family oxidoreductase, which translates to MDLHLKDKVFIVTGGGSGIGAAISLTLAHEGAIPVVFGKSALSPEFEAQLKASATGYMFFQLELSDEAACGRGVEQVIQRFGRLDGLVNNAGINDSVGLEAGRDEFVASLERNLIHYYVMAHYCVPHLKASKGAIVNVSSKTALTGQGNTSGYCASKGGQLSLTREWAAALLNDGVRVNALIPAEVMTPLYERWINSFENPGEKLAGITAKIPLGQRMTTSEEMARMCVFLLSDASSHTTGQWVFVDGGYTHLDRALS; encoded by the coding sequence ATGGACCTGCATCTGAAAGACAAAGTGTTCATCGTGACCGGCGGAGGCAGTGGAATCGGTGCAGCTATATCCCTGACGCTGGCGCATGAAGGCGCGATTCCAGTCGTGTTCGGCAAAAGCGCTCTCTCTCCCGAGTTCGAGGCGCAACTCAAAGCGAGTGCCACTGGCTACATGTTTTTTCAGCTTGAGTTATCGGATGAGGCTGCCTGTGGCCGGGGCGTTGAGCAGGTCATACAGCGCTTCGGCCGCTTGGACGGCTTGGTTAACAACGCCGGCATCAATGACAGTGTCGGTCTGGAAGCCGGTCGTGACGAATTCGTTGCTTCCCTTGAACGTAATCTGATTCACTACTATGTGATGGCGCATTACTGCGTTCCGCACCTGAAGGCAAGCAAAGGTGCCATCGTGAATGTGTCATCCAAAACAGCCTTGACAGGGCAGGGAAATACCAGCGGTTACTGTGCTTCCAAGGGTGGGCAACTGTCCTTGACGCGAGAGTGGGCGGCAGCTTTGTTGAACGATGGGGTGCGCGTCAATGCGTTGATCCCCGCGGAGGTGATGACCCCCCTCTACGAACGTTGGATCAACAGTTTTGAGAATCCTGGGGAGAAGCTTGCCGGCATCACGGCAAAGATTCCTTTGGGTCAACGCATGACGACATCCGAGGAAATGGCGCGCATGTGCGTGTTCCTGTTGTCGGATGCATCCTCACATACGACGGGCCAATGGGTGTTTGTGGATGGCGGCTATACCCACTTGGACCGGGCATTGTCATGA
- a CDS encoding L-rhamnose mutarotase, with translation MNVNTQRYALALDLVDDEAKIAAYEKAHESIWPEVREHLLAQGVLAMEIYRLGTRMFMVMEVDPNVYSEAGMAQASLDDEAIVRWETLMWTFQAPTPWTPEGQKWVPMRRIFQLR, from the coding sequence ATGAATGTGAACACCCAGCGCTACGCCTTGGCTTTGGATTTGGTGGACGATGAAGCCAAGATTGCAGCATACGAAAAAGCCCATGAATCCATTTGGCCCGAAGTACGCGAGCACTTGTTGGCGCAAGGCGTGCTGGCTATGGAAATCTACCGGCTCGGAACACGCATGTTCATGGTCATGGAAGTCGACCCCAATGTGTATTCAGAGGCTGGAATGGCTCAGGCCTCGCTGGACGATGAAGCCATTGTCCGGTGGGAAACGCTGATGTGGACATTCCAGGCGCCCACCCCTTGGACCCCGGAGGGCCAGAAGTGGGTACCCATGCGCCGGATCTTTCAGCTTCGATAG
- a CDS encoding S53 family peptidase: MTRFETQRNYQNQSVHIKWSLAAVCLSAIAMLSACGGGSNPADQVASGTVTMQMDVPTLPSAVAEQVATPFSQSVPSPDSEPVFTPMAAGTTTATYTPAQIRAAYSLPDLPASGTPVTAAKAAQMGAGQTIYIVNAYHNPNAIAELAAFNQKFALPTCATKVIAPTAALPLATASTTACEFSVVYNTAAGGMTATAPAYNSGWATEIALDVQWAHATAPLARIVLIEAPDASLNSLLGAIKLANSMGPGIVSMSFGAAEGNWTASVDSVFTAPKMTYLAATGDSGMAVSWPSVSPNVLAVGGTTLSYSGTGPRSEVSWSGTGGGISAYSATPGYQSNAVPGMGFTSRRVVADVAFNADPATGQYTAVMTPGSSTVNWLSVGGTSLSTPQWAGLIAIANASRAQASKAALGLPHTALYSQLATVPGTYASTFADITRGSHGTCSTCASKVGYDQLTGLGTPNATSLVNNLTGTNASAAPVVPSVVVSGTVGTALSFTVSVNASNPVSWTLSGGPAGMTISNAGVVTWPTPLVGTYSPVITAKDTATGLTGQGTYSVTIASAKAPTLTATSVIGRPGVALSFAATAVSSNPVTYAISGNPAGMTINTTGVVTWASPALGTYSVTVSAKDTKTGLTGTAVYSVKIANAGPVITAAAINGTVGKALSSSINISDASATSFRISISGVPLGMTFSLSGMNVIASWAKPVAGIYSLKVVVTNNNGLSSQATVPVTIK, from the coding sequence ATGACGAGATTCGAAACCCAACGCAATTATCAAAACCAAAGCGTCCACATCAAGTGGTCATTGGCTGCAGTTTGCCTTTCTGCAATTGCAATGCTCAGCGCCTGTGGGGGCGGCTCCAATCCGGCCGATCAGGTGGCTTCAGGCACCGTCACCATGCAAATGGACGTGCCAACGCTGCCCAGCGCAGTTGCGGAGCAGGTAGCAACGCCTTTTTCTCAATCGGTGCCCAGCCCGGACTCAGAGCCCGTTTTCACGCCTATGGCGGCTGGAACGACTACCGCAACCTACACACCTGCGCAGATACGCGCTGCCTACAGCCTTCCTGATCTCCCTGCCAGTGGCACACCCGTGACCGCTGCAAAGGCCGCACAAATGGGTGCCGGACAGACCATCTACATCGTTAATGCGTACCACAACCCCAATGCGATTGCGGAGTTAGCTGCGTTCAACCAGAAATTCGCGCTACCCACATGCGCTACCAAAGTCATAGCACCCACCGCAGCATTACCGCTGGCTACAGCATCAACTACTGCCTGTGAATTCTCTGTGGTGTACAACACCGCCGCCGGTGGCATGACAGCGACAGCGCCTGCTTACAACTCCGGCTGGGCCACTGAAATTGCACTCGATGTGCAATGGGCGCATGCCACCGCCCCGCTCGCGCGCATTGTCTTGATCGAAGCGCCGGACGCCTCCCTCAACAGCTTGTTGGGCGCCATCAAACTGGCCAACTCCATGGGGCCCGGAATTGTTTCCATGAGCTTCGGCGCAGCGGAAGGCAATTGGACTGCGTCTGTGGACTCGGTATTCACCGCGCCCAAAATGACCTACCTCGCCGCGACGGGTGACTCCGGCATGGCTGTCTCCTGGCCTTCCGTGTCCCCGAATGTATTGGCCGTAGGCGGGACCACATTGAGCTACAGCGGCACAGGCCCACGGTCAGAAGTGAGCTGGTCCGGCACCGGGGGCGGCATCAGCGCCTATTCCGCCACGCCCGGCTACCAATCGAATGCCGTCCCGGGCATGGGATTTACCAGCCGTCGCGTTGTCGCAGATGTGGCGTTCAACGCGGACCCGGCCACTGGCCAATACACTGCCGTGATGACGCCTGGTAGCTCCACGGTGAACTGGTTGAGTGTGGGTGGCACCAGTCTGTCGACACCCCAATGGGCCGGACTGATTGCCATTGCCAACGCGAGCCGCGCGCAGGCATCCAAAGCGGCACTAGGCCTCCCTCACACTGCCCTTTACAGCCAACTCGCCACTGTGCCCGGCACCTACGCGAGCACTTTCGCCGACATTACCCGGGGCAGCCATGGAACCTGCAGCACATGTGCATCGAAGGTGGGATACGACCAGCTTACCGGCCTCGGGACACCCAATGCCACCAGCTTGGTGAACAACCTCACTGGGACCAACGCCAGCGCTGCGCCGGTCGTACCTTCGGTAGTCGTTAGCGGAACGGTAGGTACTGCGCTTTCGTTCACCGTATCGGTGAATGCATCCAACCCCGTAAGCTGGACCCTGAGTGGCGGACCAGCAGGCATGACCATTAGCAACGCGGGTGTTGTCACCTGGCCTACGCCGTTGGTAGGCACATACAGCCCCGTCATCACAGCGAAGGACACTGCGACTGGTTTGACCGGCCAAGGCACCTACAGCGTAACGATTGCAAGCGCCAAAGCGCCTACCCTGACAGCAACAAGCGTGATCGGGCGCCCCGGCGTTGCCCTATCCTTTGCAGCGACTGCCGTGTCCAGCAACCCGGTGACCTACGCCATTAGCGGCAACCCTGCGGGTATGACCATCAACACCACAGGCGTGGTGACCTGGGCGTCGCCCGCGCTGGGGACTTACTCCGTCACGGTATCAGCCAAAGACACCAAAACCGGGCTGACCGGCACAGCCGTCTACTCCGTCAAAATAGCCAATGCAGGCCCGGTAATCACCGCGGCGGCCATCAATGGCACCGTGGGTAAGGCCCTAAGCAGCAGCATCAACATCAGTGATGCCAGTGCTACATCCTTCCGGATCTCCATTTCAGGAGTTCCACTGGGTATGACATTCTCATTGAGTGGCATGAACGTCATCGCGAGCTGGGCCAAGCCTGTTGCCGGAATCTACAGCCTCAAAGTAGTAGTCACCAACAACAACGGTCTGAGCAGCCAGGCGACAGTTCCGGTCACTATCAAATAA